In Paenibacillus sonchi, a single genomic region encodes these proteins:
- a CDS encoding iron chaperone — MEPVKITYESIDDYITQAPPEIREKLEAVRKVIHEAAPEAKEKISYQMPTFFLHGNLVHFAAFKKHIGLYPAPSGIEAFQEELAQYKGAKGSVQFPLDKPLPLDLISRIVKFRAAENREKAAAKAKK; from the coding sequence ATGGAACCTGTTAAGATCACCTATGAGTCCATCGACGATTATATTACCCAAGCCCCCCCGGAAATCCGCGAGAAGCTTGAAGCGGTAAGGAAGGTAATTCATGAAGCGGCGCCGGAGGCTAAAGAGAAAATAAGCTACCAGATGCCGACCTTCTTCCTGCACGGGAATCTGGTGCATTTCGCGGCTTTCAAGAAACATATCGGATTGTATCCGGCCCCCAGCGGGATTGAGGCTTTTCAGGAGGAGCTGGCGCAGTATAAGGGAGCCAAAGGGTCTGTGCAGTTTCCGCTGGATAAGCCGCTGCCGCTTGATTTGATCAGCCGGATCGTGAAATTCAGAGCGGCGGAAAACCGGGAAAAGGCAGCGGCAAAGGCCAAGAAATGA
- a CDS encoding SMI1/KNR4 family protein has protein sequence MKEQMAAWKRQWQELIQALEQKGADTQFNAGPPAAESGLAETELRLGIRLPQELRTLLKEGAGQAYVYWNLPDTALLPFEVSGELGWDADRLDFFVPPGEEDSGETQRYLSFHPAGNGDELLLDLHSASGTAVVHWAHETAEYLFLAPSITEFIDKITALGCVGAEEWQYPEFCGEAGLDPEKPASRQWMAWLNEYLTLTLAQAQKELPLLLRYAEMFGMAQETAEAFGRYHAEEVLQAFLERAGQERDSSKKEAILCLAGDALKEKAAEFVRSLWSGTSSLAVSRSTLAYLSAHCLPEDEGLERVFCLLEGLAETQQLSGYQANSLLQDFHSRRVIGWMEDKTAFPYGGWDTLFVLSQPAPSDIIQWLGGSDVQRQIVIAAFPVLYDNTGATFFSAAELRQIRNLLEQALDEAVLKKEKQAVRDALGRLA, from the coding sequence ATGAAAGAGCAAATGGCTGCCTGGAAACGGCAATGGCAGGAGCTGATTCAGGCACTTGAGCAAAAAGGTGCGGACACCCAATTCAACGCAGGTCCTCCTGCGGCGGAAAGCGGGCTTGCTGAAACGGAGTTGAGACTTGGAATCCGGCTGCCGCAGGAGCTGCGTACCCTGCTGAAAGAGGGGGCGGGTCAAGCTTATGTCTATTGGAATCTGCCAGACACAGCACTCCTTCCCTTTGAGGTGAGCGGAGAATTGGGCTGGGATGCGGACCGGCTGGATTTTTTTGTCCCTCCCGGCGAAGAAGATTCCGGGGAGACGCAGCGGTATCTCAGCTTTCATCCGGCAGGTAACGGGGATGAGCTGCTGCTGGATTTGCATAGCGCCTCTGGAACCGCAGTTGTGCATTGGGCCCACGAAACGGCGGAATATCTGTTCCTGGCACCGTCGATCACAGAGTTCATTGACAAGATTACGGCGCTGGGTTGTGTAGGTGCGGAGGAATGGCAGTATCCTGAATTTTGCGGTGAGGCCGGGTTGGACCCGGAGAAGCCCGCCAGCAGACAATGGATGGCCTGGTTGAATGAATATTTGACGTTGACTCTGGCGCAGGCACAGAAGGAGCTCCCTTTACTCCTTCGCTATGCAGAAATGTTCGGGATGGCTCAGGAGACCGCTGAAGCTTTTGGCCGGTATCATGCTGAAGAGGTGCTGCAGGCTTTTTTGGAACGGGCGGGGCAGGAGCGTGACAGCTCCAAAAAAGAAGCCATCCTTTGTCTTGCGGGGGATGCGCTTAAGGAAAAAGCAGCGGAATTCGTACGCTCACTCTGGTCAGGGACTTCGTCCCTTGCAGTAAGCCGGAGTACACTTGCTTATCTGTCTGCTCATTGCCTTCCGGAGGATGAGGGGTTGGAGCGTGTCTTCTGCTTGCTGGAGGGATTGGCGGAAACGCAACAGCTGAGCGGTTATCAAGCGAACTCGCTGCTGCAGGATTTTCACAGCCGCAGGGTGATTGGGTGGATGGAGGACAAGACCGCTTTTCCTTATGGCGGGTGGGATACACTATTTGTCCTCTCGCAGCCCGCGCCGTCTGACATTATACAATGGCTTGGCGGGAGTGACGTCCAGCGCCAGATCGTTATTGCTGCGTTTCCTGTTTTGTATGACAATACCGGGGCTACATTCTTTAGCGCTGCAGAATTGCGGCAGATCCGTAATCTGCTGGAACAGGCGCTGGATGAAGCTGTGCTGAAAAAGGAAAAGCAGGCTGTCCGCGATGCACTTGGGCGGCTGGCTTAA
- a CDS encoding DUF1801 domain-containing protein: protein MKYASSSPEGYISQLPEERREAVTKLRQTIKVNLPEGFQETMSYGMINYVVPHQLYAPGYHVHPEQPLPFVSIASQKNFIALYHMGMYMFPELLTWFKAEYPKHVQTKLDMGKSCVRFKKVNSLPYDLIAELCRKVTVEEYIQLYEKVTGRH from the coding sequence ATGAAATACGCATCAAGCAGTCCTGAAGGTTATATCAGCCAGTTGCCGGAGGAACGGAGGGAAGCCGTAACGAAGCTTAGACAGACGATTAAGGTCAACCTGCCTGAGGGGTTCCAGGAAACCATGTCCTACGGAATGATCAACTATGTAGTTCCCCATCAGCTCTATGCGCCGGGCTATCATGTTCATCCGGAGCAGCCGCTTCCCTTTGTCAGTATAGCCTCGCAGAAGAATTTTATTGCACTCTACCATATGGGGATGTATATGTTCCCTGAACTGCTGACATGGTTCAAAGCGGAGTATCCGAAACATGTCCAGACCAAGCTGGATATGGGTAAATCCTGTGTCCGGTTCAAAAAAGTAAACAGTCTTCCCTATGATCTCATCGCTGAACTATGCAGGAAGGTTACTGTGGAAGAATATATTCAGTTGTACGAGAAAGTAACAGGCAGACACTAA
- a CDS encoding RICIN domain-containing protein: protein MDVSGSSTADGAAVQQWTNGSDAQKWVLTKVN from the coding sequence GTGGATGTATCGGGCTCTTCGACGGCAGATGGGGCTGCGGTCCAGCAATGGACTAACGGAAGCGACGCCCAGAAGTGGGTTCTGACCAAGGTGAACTAG
- a CDS encoding MerR family transcriptional regulator, translating into MLYTVKEVAVLSGTTVKTLHHYHKTGLLVPAEISEAGYRLYGMAELERLQQIMLYKELDFTLEQIGQLLKEEPDRLSILVEQEQLLLLRRQRIDTIIETLRKSVTSRERGEPMKDTEMFKGLASEQEWKAALQEQGDHLKETYDYDLLADGAPIDVQHMNDMAAEGAAFMTAMADALRSGVKAGDVSTAELIRKHLDFLGQHGHPASAADFAAQNRFFLGDDFHLRMLEGQQTGLAYYLSAAADAFAAQQQ; encoded by the coding sequence GTGCTGTACACAGTAAAAGAGGTAGCCGTATTGTCCGGAACTACGGTGAAAACCCTGCATCATTATCACAAAACAGGTCTGCTGGTGCCGGCAGAGATCAGTGAAGCCGGGTACCGGCTGTACGGGATGGCGGAGCTGGAGCGCTTGCAGCAAATTATGCTCTATAAGGAGCTTGACTTCACGCTTGAGCAGATCGGGCAGCTGCTGAAGGAGGAACCGGACCGCTTATCCATACTTGTGGAGCAGGAACAGCTTCTGCTGCTGCGCAGACAAAGGATCGATACGATTATTGAGACCTTGCGGAAATCGGTAACAAGCAGAGAAAGAGGCGAACCCATGAAAGATACGGAAATGTTCAAAGGACTGGCGAGTGAGCAAGAATGGAAAGCGGCCCTGCAGGAGCAGGGAGATCACTTAAAGGAAACGTACGATTATGACCTCTTAGCTGACGGTGCTCCGATAGATGTTCAGCACATGAACGATATGGCAGCGGAAGGCGCAGCGTTTATGACGGCTATGGCAGACGCTTTGCGGTCGGGAGTTAAGGCAGGAGATGTGAGCACGGCGGAGTTAATCCGCAAGCATCTGGATTTTTTGGGACAGCACGGGCATCCGGCATCTGCTGCGGATTTTGCAGCGCAGAACCGTTTTTTTCTCGGCGATGACTTCCATCTCCGCATGCTTGAAGGGCAGCAGACCGGACTGGCGTACTATCTGAGCGCGGCAGCAGATGCGTTTGCGGCGCAGCAGCAATAG
- a CDS encoding sugar phosphate isomerase/epimerase family protein, with translation MTASKQTGLPLPEVLGLARGYGIQAVELDLDEVQPSPEAMKKLLEQAGISVASMYAFFDFGNAPDVRPGLTFIDTAAFLGAGKVLVIPGFIDGPADQELRERSLRHMAAALREMSEYAGRKGLIVTLEDFDDSRAPFSTSGELLWFLNEVPKLGITFDTGNFIYRGEDALEAFEKLKSRIVHVHCKDRSLEEHPGEVPKISTNGTRLFPSPVGSGCIPIEEILDRLEAIGYKNTAAIEHFDAADQLAYMKQSAAWLQARFNQLQT, from the coding sequence GTGACTGCAAGCAAACAAACGGGACTGCCGCTGCCGGAGGTGCTGGGTCTGGCGCGCGGATATGGCATTCAGGCTGTAGAGCTGGATCTGGATGAGGTGCAGCCAAGCCCTGAGGCTATGAAAAAACTGCTGGAGCAAGCCGGAATTTCCGTAGCTTCCATGTACGCTTTTTTTGATTTCGGCAATGCTCCTGATGTCCGGCCCGGCCTTACATTCATTGATACGGCTGCATTTTTGGGTGCGGGCAAAGTTCTTGTGATTCCCGGCTTCATCGACGGGCCGGCAGACCAGGAGCTGCGGGAACGCTCGCTGCGGCACATGGCTGCGGCACTCAGGGAAATGAGCGAGTATGCCGGGCGCAAAGGGCTGATTGTCACCCTGGAAGATTTCGATGACAGCCGGGCGCCATTTTCCACTTCCGGAGAATTGCTATGGTTCCTGAATGAGGTTCCGAAGCTTGGCATCACCTTCGATACAGGGAATTTCATCTACCGGGGCGAAGATGCACTGGAAGCCTTCGAGAAGCTGAAATCGAGAATCGTTCATGTTCACTGCAAAGACCGCTCACTCGAAGAACACCCTGGTGAAGTTCCGAAGATCAGCACTAACGGGACCCGGCTGTTCCCTTCTCCTGTCGGTTCCGGCTGCATTCCGATTGAAGAGATTTTGGACCGGCTGGAGGCTATCGGGTACAAGAACACGGCAGCCATTGAGCATTTTGATGCTGCTGATCAACTGGCTTACATGAAACAATCAGCAGCATGGCTGCAGGCCAGATTCAACCAGCTTCAGACATAA
- a CDS encoding M3 family oligoendopeptidase, whose protein sequence is MKFSEYRYERPDVAKLKVRYAELLKGLSADSLEEQRAAFSEFNKLRNEFDTMATLVSIRHSINTEDEFYKAEQEYMDEAGPVIQEYITDFYRALVQSRFRGEFEQEWGTQLLQIAEISLRTFSPEIIEDLQLENKLSTEYSQIIASAKIPFEGEERTLPQLAPFELSTDRGMRKRASEARYQFMAEHEAEFDRIFDELVKVRTGIAKKLGYNSFVELGYDRMLRTDYNAEMVANFRKQVQDYIVPVSRKLKERQAARLGLEQLKYYDESLNFNNGNATPKGDPDWIIANGAKMYKELSPETDEFFGFMLENELMDLVSKKGKQGGGYCTYLSLYEAPFIFSNFNGTSGDIDVLTHEVGHAFQVYQSRHIHVPEYAFPTYEAAEIHSMSMEFFAWPWMDLFFEEDAAKYRFNHLGDSLQFIPYGVSVDEFQHFVYANPDATPAERKQAWREIEKKYLPLRDYEDNTYLEQGGFWQKQAHIFRSPFYYIDYTLAQLCAFQFWKRSNEDFTSAWADYLQLCQAGGSLSFLQLVELAGLKSPFEDGSIRSVIGDIENWLNSVDDKQL, encoded by the coding sequence ATGAAATTTAGCGAATACCGGTATGAACGTCCGGATGTTGCCAAGCTGAAGGTACGCTATGCCGAGCTTTTGAAAGGTCTTAGCGCCGATAGTCTGGAGGAGCAGAGAGCGGCTTTTAGCGAGTTCAACAAGCTGCGGAATGAATTTGATACGATGGCAACCCTGGTCAGCATCAGACACTCGATCAACACAGAAGATGAATTCTACAAAGCTGAGCAAGAGTACATGGATGAAGCGGGACCCGTTATTCAGGAGTATATAACCGACTTCTACCGGGCACTTGTGCAGTCCAGGTTCAGAGGCGAATTCGAACAAGAATGGGGCACACAGCTGCTACAGATTGCCGAAATTTCATTACGGACGTTCAGTCCGGAGATTATTGAAGACTTGCAGCTGGAGAATAAGCTCTCCACCGAATATAGCCAGATTATTGCTTCGGCGAAAATTCCGTTTGAGGGTGAGGAGCGCACCCTGCCGCAGCTCGCACCGTTCGAGCTGTCGACAGACCGCGGGATGCGCAAGCGCGCTTCGGAGGCCCGGTATCAATTCATGGCCGAGCATGAGGCTGAGTTTGACCGGATTTTTGACGAGCTGGTCAAGGTCCGTACCGGCATCGCCAAAAAACTCGGCTACAACAGCTTCGTTGAGCTTGGCTACGACCGGATGCTGCGTACCGACTACAATGCCGAAATGGTCGCCAATTTCCGCAAGCAGGTGCAGGATTATATCGTTCCGGTCTCCCGGAAGCTGAAGGAACGCCAGGCGGCCCGCCTGGGCCTGGAGCAGTTGAAATATTACGATGAAAGCCTGAATTTCAACAACGGAAACGCGACGCCGAAGGGTGATCCCGACTGGATTATTGCGAATGGCGCCAAAATGTACAAAGAGCTGTCTCCCGAAACCGATGAATTTTTCGGCTTCATGCTGGAGAATGAACTGATGGATCTCGTCAGCAAAAAAGGCAAGCAGGGCGGCGGCTACTGTACCTACCTCAGCTTGTATGAGGCGCCTTTCATTTTCTCTAATTTCAATGGAACCTCCGGGGATATCGATGTGCTGACTCATGAGGTGGGACACGCATTCCAGGTGTATCAGAGCCGCCATATTCATGTGCCCGAATACGCTTTTCCAACCTATGAGGCCGCCGAAATCCACTCGATGAGCATGGAGTTTTTCGCCTGGCCCTGGATGGATTTGTTCTTTGAAGAGGACGCCGCCAAGTACCGTTTCAACCATCTGGGTGACAGTCTGCAGTTCATCCCATACGGCGTTTCCGTAGATGAATTTCAACATTTTGTCTATGCCAATCCGGATGCGACACCTGCCGAGCGCAAGCAGGCCTGGCGTGAAATCGAGAAAAAGTATCTGCCACTGCGCGACTATGAAGACAACACTTATCTGGAGCAGGGCGGATTCTGGCAAAAACAAGCCCATATTTTCCGCTCCCCGTTCTACTATATAGACTATACGCTAGCCCAGCTCTGCGCCTTCCAGTTCTGGAAGCGGTCGAACGAGGATTTCACATCGGCCTGGGCCGATTATCTGCAGCTTTGCCAGGCCGGCGGAAGCCTGTCTTTCCTCCAGCTGGTCGAGCTAGCCGGACTGAAATCCCCCTTCGAGGATGGCAGCATCCGTTCCGTGATCGGCGATATTGAAAACTGGCTGAACAGCGTAGACGACAAGCAGCTGTAA
- a CDS encoding Atu2307/SP_0267 family LLM class monooxygenase, with translation MELGISTFVETTPDAFTGETMSHAERLREVVEEIVLADQVGLDVYGVGEHHRPDFAASSPAVVMAAAAPLTSRIRLTSAVMILSSADPVRVFQDFATLDSISDGRAEIMVGRGSFTESFPLFGCDLKDYETLFEEKLDLLMKLQQSERVSWEGRHRPAIHNLGIYPRPVQRPLPVWIASAGSPESAVRAGTLGLPFALAMIGPVQPLEFASQVRLYQEAAAHAGHDSSRLPVAAHAHGFIAADTRKAMEQFFPSTYARTNVRAVEKGLPPYHRTDYDAACSLDGALYVGDPERVADKIIRLRKHVGVTRFLLHVPHGTMPHAEVMEAIRLLGTEVAPRVREEVALWEKTNL, from the coding sequence GTGGAACTTGGAATCAGCACTTTTGTCGAAACCACACCTGATGCATTCACGGGTGAAACGATGAGCCATGCGGAGCGGCTCCGTGAAGTAGTAGAAGAAATTGTGCTCGCGGATCAGGTGGGACTGGATGTATATGGTGTGGGGGAGCATCACCGTCCGGATTTTGCCGCATCCTCGCCTGCGGTAGTGATGGCTGCGGCGGCACCCCTGACCTCCCGAATCCGGTTGACCAGCGCGGTGATGATCCTGTCGTCCGCCGATCCGGTGCGCGTCTTTCAGGATTTTGCCACACTGGACAGTATATCGGACGGACGGGCTGAGATTATGGTGGGCCGTGGTTCGTTTACGGAGTCCTTTCCTTTATTCGGCTGCGATCTGAAAGACTATGAAACCTTATTCGAAGAGAAGCTGGATTTGCTGATGAAGCTTCAGCAGTCCGAAAGAGTGAGCTGGGAAGGCCGGCATAGACCTGCCATACATAACCTGGGAATTTATCCGCGTCCGGTGCAGCGGCCTTTGCCGGTATGGATTGCCAGTGCGGGAAGTCCTGAATCCGCAGTCCGTGCGGGAACACTAGGGCTGCCTTTTGCGCTGGCCATGATCGGACCGGTGCAGCCTCTGGAGTTTGCATCACAGGTCAGGCTCTATCAAGAAGCTGCTGCCCATGCAGGCCATGACAGCTCACGGCTGCCGGTTGCGGCGCATGCGCATGGATTTATTGCTGCGGATACCCGGAAGGCGATGGAACAATTTTTCCCGTCCACCTATGCGCGGACGAATGTTAGAGCCGTGGAGAAGGGGCTTCCGCCTTATCACCGTACGGATTACGATGCGGCATGCAGCTTGGACGGAGCTTTATATGTGGGGGACCCGGAACGTGTAGCGGATAAAATCATTCGTCTGCGCAAGCATGTAGGCGTTACGAGATTTCTGCTGCATGTTCCGCATGGCACGATGCCCCACGCCGAGGTGATGGAAGCGATCAGGCTGCTCGGCACCGAGGTGGCGCCCCGTGTCCGTGAGGAAGTAGCGCTTTGGGAGAAGACCAACCTGTAG
- a CDS encoding family 16 glycosylhydrolase yields the protein MLKRGKMLSLLVMFALLITLFPSGNAHAATNWNLAWSDEFDGTSLNTSNWTAEIGTGNSGWGNNELQYYTNRPQNLQVTGGNLVITALKESYNGSSYTSARIKTQGKKSFTYGKIEARIKLPSGQGLWPAFWMLGTNIDVPGVGWPKCGETDIMERVNNNAFVNGTVHWDANGQADYGQISGTLDFSQYHVYSIEWDAKYIRWFVDGNQFNEFYIENGTGNTEEFQKPSFLLLNLAVGGNWPGSPNAATPFPAQMLVDYVRVYQASNAPNIVSGGASQMQAGATTS from the coding sequence ATGTTGAAAAGAGGTAAAATGCTTAGCTTGCTGGTGATGTTTGCACTCCTGATTACGTTGTTTCCCTCAGGCAATGCGCACGCGGCTACGAATTGGAATCTGGCATGGAGCGACGAATTCGACGGTACATCCCTGAACACATCCAACTGGACTGCCGAAATCGGTACCGGAAACAGCGGATGGGGGAATAATGAGCTGCAATATTACACCAACCGTCCGCAGAATCTGCAGGTCACAGGCGGCAATCTCGTGATTACGGCATTGAAGGAGTCCTACAACGGCAGCAGCTATACCTCTGCACGTATAAAAACACAAGGCAAGAAGAGCTTTACTTACGGGAAAATCGAAGCCAGAATCAAGCTCCCTTCAGGTCAGGGGTTATGGCCGGCTTTTTGGATGCTGGGAACCAATATTGACGTACCCGGCGTGGGCTGGCCCAAATGCGGGGAAACGGATATTATGGAACGTGTGAATAACAATGCTTTTGTCAACGGAACGGTGCACTGGGATGCGAACGGCCAGGCCGATTACGGGCAGATATCCGGAACTCTGGACTTCTCCCAGTATCATGTGTACAGCATTGAGTGGGACGCGAAATATATCCGCTGGTTTGTGGATGGCAATCAGTTTAATGAGTTTTATATTGAAAACGGGACCGGAAATACAGAGGAATTCCAGAAGCCGTCGTTCCTTCTGCTGAATCTGGCCGTTGGAGGCAACTGGCCTGGAAGTCCCAATGCCGCTACTCCTTTCCCGGCCCAAATGCTGGTTGACTATGTGCGTGTCTATCAGGCCTCCAATGCGCCGAACATCGTGAGCGGCGGAGCATCACAGATGCAGGCGGGGGCTACTACAAGCTGA
- a CDS encoding GNAT family N-acetyltransferase has product MGTQYRAYTHDDLMKVSRFLSHVHSRLNRPNSWTIARFQFEIFFYQLRAGLLPGWEQNIGLWEHDNGELAAVVCRDGDFYFQLDTDQPEEELLREMFEFIEKKSAPGAVKLAVPKVMTKLEEAAQSRGYVLLPNESDNFVSIRLEKEMKVVIPEGFSLQCGEEVSDQAKAQGHIMAFNYPGTAHAEKMLQLYGGIRQAPGYCPELDLSLVNGQGEVVAFCNAFVDEVNRIGILEPVGTHADYRLRGLGQTVIYEALNRLRSLGMVKVYTGPMQPFYQRIGFEMDVEFGVWGLGEVDY; this is encoded by the coding sequence ATGGGGACCCAATATAGAGCCTATACACATGACGACCTGATGAAGGTGAGCCGGTTTCTTTCACATGTCCATTCAAGGCTGAACCGGCCGAACAGCTGGACGATTGCCCGTTTTCAGTTCGAGATTTTTTTCTACCAGTTGAGGGCGGGCTTACTTCCCGGGTGGGAACAAAATATCGGGCTGTGGGAGCACGACAATGGTGAACTGGCTGCTGTCGTCTGCAGGGATGGGGATTTCTATTTCCAATTGGATACGGACCAGCCGGAGGAGGAGCTGCTGCGTGAGATGTTCGAATTCATTGAAAAGAAGTCTGCGCCCGGTGCCGTGAAGCTGGCAGTTCCGAAGGTAATGACAAAGCTGGAAGAGGCGGCTCAGAGCAGAGGCTATGTGCTTCTCCCGAATGAAAGTGATAATTTTGTCTCTATCCGGCTGGAGAAGGAGATGAAGGTGGTTATCCCTGAGGGTTTCTCGCTTCAATGCGGGGAAGAGGTATCGGATCAGGCGAAAGCGCAGGGGCATATCATGGCCTTTAACTATCCGGGGACTGCTCATGCGGAGAAGATGCTGCAGTTATACGGGGGAATCCGCCAAGCCCCAGGCTACTGTCCCGAACTCGACTTGTCTCTGGTTAACGGGCAGGGGGAGGTCGTGGCGTTCTGCAATGCTTTTGTGGACGAGGTGAACCGGATCGGGATTCTTGAACCTGTGGGAACCCATGCGGATTATCGGCTGAGGGGGCTCGGCCAGACGGTAATCTATGAAGCTCTGAACCGCCTGCGGTCGCTCGGTATGGTTAAGGTATATACAGGTCCTATGCAGCCGTTTTACCAGCGTATCGGTTTTGAGATGGATGTGGAGTTCGGGGTGTGGGGTCTTGGAGAAGTTGATTACTAG
- a CDS encoding IS110 family transposase produces the protein MDAIRERCAGLDIHQETVVVCLLSGPLEKKPRSVTETFGTTTRELLRLQEWLEQQGCTEIAMESTGVFWKPVWNILESTCTITLANPHRIRNMPGKKTDVKDAEWIAKLHRCGLIEGSFVPDEPIRDLRDLTRYLRKLKQNATQEKNRIHKILQDANLKLTTYVSDLFGVSGRALLDSMVNGEVLDVHEVRKLVHTRLKMKVPSLVEALNGRLRLHHRKMIRRHLEHLQYLESEIQTLEAEIEELVQPYMKEIELLDTVPGVSTDAAASIVAELGTDMSPFPSEAHLASWVGVCPANHESAGKKK, from the coding sequence ATGGATGCCATTCGTGAACGTTGTGCCGGGTTGGATATTCATCAGGAGACAGTGGTGGTTTGTCTGCTGAGTGGCCCCCTGGAGAAGAAACCCAGGTCCGTGACCGAGACGTTTGGAACCACAACCCGTGAGCTTTTGAGGTTACAGGAGTGGCTGGAGCAGCAGGGATGTACCGAGATTGCCATGGAAAGTACAGGGGTCTTTTGGAAACCCGTATGGAACATTCTGGAGAGCACCTGTACGATCACGCTGGCCAACCCGCATCGTATCCGCAATATGCCCGGGAAGAAGACTGACGTCAAGGATGCCGAGTGGATCGCCAAGCTCCACCGCTGCGGCTTGATTGAGGGAAGCTTTGTCCCGGACGAGCCCATCCGCGATTTGCGTGACCTTACCCGGTATCTGCGCAAACTTAAGCAAAACGCGACGCAAGAAAAGAACCGGATTCACAAAATTCTACAAGATGCCAACCTTAAACTGACCACGTATGTCTCCGATCTTTTTGGCGTTTCCGGGCGTGCGCTACTGGACTCGATGGTGAATGGCGAAGTGCTGGATGTGCATGAGGTCCGCAAGCTGGTTCATACCCGGCTGAAGATGAAGGTGCCTTCCCTTGTGGAGGCATTGAACGGCCGACTGCGCCTGCATCACCGGAAGATGATCCGGCGTCATTTGGAACATTTGCAGTATCTGGAGAGTGAAATCCAGACGTTGGAAGCTGAAATTGAGGAACTGGTGCAGCCATACATGAAGGAAATTGAACTGCTGGATACCGTTCCAGGCGTGAGCACCGATGCGGCGGCGAGCATCGTGGCGGAACTGGGTACCGACATGTCTCCTTTTCCAAGCGAAGCCCACCTGGCCTCTTGGGTGGGGGTGTGTCCAGCCAACCATGAGAGTGCCGGTAAAAAAAAGTAA
- a CDS encoding TetR/AcrR family transcriptional regulator → MPKIVDHSERKSHIAEATWRVIMNQGMKGATVRNIAQEAGVSLGALRHYFSTQHELLAFAMNLVKDRAQARIDTVLQLDLPPKEQVTRVLMELIPLDDSTMAEMEVWFAFVFHLKYTDEEYDGLNDNIYLGIHKMVEFLDEQGILKEDLDRDVEAERLYALVDGLALHAMLEPERLDKQRIIRVLTGHLDSISKG, encoded by the coding sequence ATGCCAAAAATTGTGGATCATTCGGAGCGAAAATCGCATATTGCAGAAGCGACCTGGCGCGTCATCATGAATCAGGGAATGAAAGGGGCGACCGTACGGAATATTGCGCAGGAAGCAGGAGTTTCTCTTGGGGCCTTGCGCCATTATTTCTCTACACAGCATGAGCTGCTTGCTTTTGCCATGAATCTGGTCAAGGACCGGGCCCAAGCCAGGATTGACACTGTCCTGCAACTTGATTTGCCGCCCAAGGAGCAGGTGACCAGGGTGCTGATGGAGCTGATTCCTCTAGATGACAGTACCATGGCTGAGATGGAGGTATGGTTCGCTTTTGTTTTTCATCTGAAATATACGGATGAGGAGTATGACGGGCTGAACGATAATATTTATCTGGGCATACACAAGATGGTCGAATTTCTGGATGAGCAGGGAATATTGAAAGAAGACCTGGATAGGGACGTGGAAGCTGAAAGGCTGTACGCATTGGTTGACGGACTGGCCCTGCATGCAATGCTGGAGCCTGAGCGCCTGGATAAGCAGCGGATTATCCGCGTGCTGACTGGTCATTTGGATTCCATAAGCAAGGGGTAA